One Oncorhynchus mykiss isolate Arlee chromosome 25, USDA_OmykA_1.1, whole genome shotgun sequence genomic window, AAAGCACCTATGGTgttgatgacagctgtgagtatttctaggtaagtctctacgagctttccacacctggattgtgcaatatttgcccattatcaTTATCAATAATAAAGACAGTCGCACACTccattgccatagattttaatgcagatttatgtcaaaactgtaacttggcttCTCAGGAACATTATCTGTACTCTGTAAgcaaagcaactccagtgtagatttggccttgtgttttaggttactgtaCTGCTGAAAGGTAcgttccagtgtagatttggtcttgtgttttaggttactgttctgctgaaaggtacatttcagactgaaccagattttcctctaagATTATGCGAGTGCTTAGCTCCAtaccgtttatttttatcctgaaaaactccccagtccttgatgattacaagcatacccataacatgatgcagccaccactatgcttgaaaatatggattttgttgtactcagtaatgtgtatTATTTGGATATGCCCAAACATGACACGGTTGTTGCTATCGTGctctaatgtgactagaatgacgttgtatacgacagccaactttccgggacatagacatgtcttatattggcagaaagcttaaattattgttaatctaaccaCAGTGTCCAATTAACAGCAGCTATTAgtgtgaaaaaataccatgctattgtttgaggagagtgcacaacaacaaaacacttttatcacgGGAATTGGTTTGATACAGGTAAATAACATACTTATATTAGGTCATCTTGCtgtgatttgtcatcctgagggtccagagataaaatgtagcatagttttgtttgataaaatccatttttatgttctacagtttgaccccactgttgtctctggctccacacccaacccatccggccatctagatgtgtgataGTTGGTTTaaaagctaatgatccatcatgtattacattcctgggagtgtgtaaacttacatttttttattaccatagcatgtttgtatgttctctatagttatgtagttGAAAATTAATAAATTGCCCGAAAAtggcacatttgggcaaactcctAGCAGACTTTATCCAAAATATTGTGCGGtaatgtaattcttcactggatcagtctgaaactttgcaaaCACACTACTGCCACctggtggccaaaatctaaaataCACATAGACTCCTGTCAGGAAGTATGGCATTTCTTGtgaatttcaaagatgatggaacaacATTTCTTTTtgaaaacgcatgttttttttgttttatcttttaccagatattatgtgttatattctcctacattcatttcatagatcctcaaacttcaaagtgtttcctttcaaatgggatCAAGAATGTGCATattcttgcttcaggtcctgagttacaggcagttagatttgggtatgtaattttaggagaaaattgaaaaaaattgtCAGATTCTTAAGTTGTTGCACAGAACAAAACTTATAAGATCTCCAAAGCCTGTGTTAACTTCAGACCTTATATCCCAAAACCCCATTATTTTAAACCTTCATATCTCCCATAGCAATGGTCAACGAACCAGAGGTAGAAAATGCAATAGAATACAATCTGTAAAGAGCTGATGGTCTCATCAtggactgtagggggacctctaactttaataatgtgaatgtctctacagtctgaaccactaaTTAGCATGATGTATTCAGATCATCAGTCCCTCCCACTTCACTGACATGTTGAATATGGTGGAACCTGCCGTGGTCTACTGATTGTCATCTATTCATCTATGTGACACTCCTCTTGTTTTATATACATTCATACCAGACTCTTTCCAGCACTCTCACATATAACGTGATCAAACATGTTCACATTTCTCTTCACTGTTACTGTCTCACTGCTCTGTGCTGCAGGTACAGTTTCataatgtttcatttatttaaccaggaaagttaagaacaaaattcttatttacaatgaagaacTACTCTAGTTATATATATTGATGTTTCCAAGCATATGTTCCTGAGTCTTGATGTATTCAGGTCTAACTGTTCCTAACTCTGTTGATTTCATTCTCACTGTGTCCTTACAGGTCTTGTTGAGGGGAGTGAAGTCACTCAGACACCCACCATACTCTGGGGACCGAAAGACAGTGATGCTCAGATTAACTGCAGTCACACTAAGGGAGCTAACTACAACCAGATGTACTGGTACTGACAGCTTCCAGGAGAGGGAATGAAGCAGGTAGTTTACACAAGTAGTTACAGCGATCCAGAATATGGAGACTTCAGTGAAGACAAATATCCAACTGTTAAGGCTGTAGCTGAGAGTGGATCTTTCACAGTGAAGAAGttggagacaggagacagtggAATGTACTTCTGTGCTGTGAGTCAACACAGTGATACAGACAACAAGTACAGCTGCACACAAACCCCAGTATTTCAACAGGATGTAACATAATATGTAAagagatggtctcatcacatactgtagggggacctctaactctagttcttctaatgtctgatggtctcatcacatactgtagggggacctctaactctagttgttctaatgtctgatggtctcatcacatactgtagggggacctctaactctagttcttctaatgtctgatggtctcatcacatactgtagggggacctctaactctagttgttctaatgtctgatggtctcatcacatactgtagggggacctctaactctagttcttctaatgtctgatggtctcatcacatactgtagggggacctctaactctagttgttctaatgtctgatggtctcatcacatactgtaggggacctctaactctagttcttctaatgtctgatggtctcatcacatactgtaggggacctctaactctagttgttctaatgtctgatggtctcatcacatactgtagggggacctctaactctagttgttctaatgtctgatggtctcatcacatactgtagggggacctctaactctagttcttctaatgtctgatggtctcatcacatactgtagggggacctctaactctagttcttctaatgtctgatggtctcatcacatactgtagggggacctctaactctagttcttctaatgtctgatggtttcatcacatactgtagggggacctctaactctagttcttctaatgtctgatggtctcatcacatactgtagggggacctctaactctagttcttctaatgtctgatggtctcatcacatactgtaggggacctctaactctagttcttctaatgtctgatggtctcatcacatactgtagggggacctctaactctagttcttctaatgtctgatggtctcatcacatactgtagggggtcctctaactctagttcttctaatgtctcatggtctcatcacatactgtagggggacctctaactctagttcttctaatgtctgatggtctcatcacatactgtagggggacctctaactctagttcttctaatgtctgatggtctcatcacatactgtagggggacctctaactctagttgttctaatgtctgatggtctcatcacatactgtaggaccTCTAACTCTTgttgttctaatgtctgatggtctcatcacatactgtaggggacctctaactctagttattctaatgtctgatggtctcatcacatactgtaggaccTCTAACTCTTgttgttctaatgtctgatggtctcatcacatactgtaggggacctctaactctagttattctaatgtctgatggtctcatcacatactgtaggaccTCTAACTCTTgttgttctaatgtctgatggtctcatcacatactgtaggggacctctaactctagtacttctaatgtctgatggtctcatcacatactgtagggggacctctaactctagttcttctaatgtctgatgggttCATTGTCATGATCATGTAATCAGtcatgttcacagtgaggtcctATGAGCAAGCTTTACAGTACAGGCTTCCTGACACTCCCTCTAACACTGTCACTATCAACCACCCTGAAGGAAACATGCTACTACAACAGCCAATCTCCTTTCACCTCAGAGCTTCACCCAGGAGACACTCATATCACATAATCATCGTCTTCCTCAGCATATTCATCATCTTCATCGTTATCTTTTTCTTCATCATGATGTTCAGAGTTCTGATTCACCTGGCAGCTCTACCACTCTGGGTGACAGGTATTAAATCACTTACGATGAGAAGCCTAACGATAATACGAATGTCATCAAACTGAATGAAAatatcctttctctacctctctcctctctctctctccttctctcccctcttctctctctccctctcctctctctctcctctcctttctctctctgtccacagggcAGTTGTTTAGTAGCATGGTTCATCAGAGGCCTGTGGCACTAACAGAAGGTCCTGGAGGAGACGTTCAACTCACCTGCAGCCATACGATCCCTAACTACTACGTGATACTATGGTACAAACAGTCAGCAGGAGACACTGCTATGAAACTCATTGGATATGCAAATTACAAGTCAATAACCATGGAGAAATCATTTGAAAAGCACTTCAATGTGAGTGGAGACGGTGGGAAAGAGGCTTATCTTCATCTAATGAGTCTGAGAGGACCTGAACACAGTGCAGTTTATTACTGTGCAGCCAGCCAACACAGTGATGTAGActtcctcctgttctcttctAAAACCCTGTCTGATGGTAATATTAGACCACGGCTCAGAACACCTGCATCTGAGGTTTGACTTTGACTCAGTGCCAATGAATAAACACAGATGGATGATGGCATGAGGTGATATCTGTCCTGGTACAGTATACCAGTATTTACAGTTTAGTGTCACCACTCATTAACATACATTATGCAATATTACAATGTCAAATTCCATTGCTCCATTTctatctccccccccctctctatctctctctctctctctctctctctctctctcactctcactgttCTGATCTGAAGTCAGTACAGTGTATTACTGTTCTGACCTGAAGTCAGTTCAGTGTATTACTGTTCTGATCTGAAGTCAGTCCAGTGTATTACTGTTCTGACCTGAAGTCAACACAGTGATGTagatccccttctctcttctccaaaAGCCCCTTCTGATCCTTTACTCCATATCTGCAGTGTACATCAACACCCAGCACACCTGCTGTCCACCGCTGTAGATGTCTGAGCACATGGAGGAAGTTGATATCAAACCTCGAGACCAAATAATGTGGTTGATGTTGTTGTCTTGAAGAAACGGTTCAGGTATTTCTTCAAATAACATCCTATTTCTAGTGTGATGACTGCAGAATCTATAACACAGATCACATCTAAAGACTAAAAAAGACAAATCCTTTAATGATGTAGATACCGGTATGTTCCACAATACACCTTTAAGTTGAACAGGAGACCTGTAGGTGAACAAGGGATCTGCTTGAATATCAACACAAGTTCTGACGTCAAAGTGATGTCATTTCCTTCCCCTCCggcagctcagctcagctcccCTTCTCTATTGACTTATTCTACTCTctcccctatgggctctggtctaaagtagtgcactagaaagggaatagggtgccatttgggacgctgaCATACACTTGACACTCCCACTAGATGACATGACATCTCTGACTATCTGAAAACCCTTTCTCCTTGTCCATGTGACTCTTCTCTCCAGAACCATCAACATGATCAAGCTTCTCATACATGTAGCAACTCTACCACTATGGGTGACAGGTACTAAATCCCTCATGAAAGATAGATTTACTACTGAAATATATTGCTGTCAATATGCTGAGTATTACTGTATATTTCATATGGTCTGTTTTCATCCACAGGGCTGTCACAAACAGACAAAGTTCACCAGACTCCTACTGCAATACTAACAGGACCTGAAGACAAAGTTAATCTCTCCTGCAGCCACACTGATTCAAATTACTACATGATACTGTGGTACCAACAGTCAGCCCAAAACACTGCTCTGAAACTCATTGGGTATGTGAGATACACCAGTCCAACGGTGGAAGATTCCTTTAAAGGGCGTTTTGATGTCAGTGGAGATGCTGCAGCTAATAAAATGGCGTATCTACATTTTCCCAAAGTGACAGAAGCTGAAGACAGTGCAGTGTATTTCTGTGCTGCTAGTGAAGCACAGTGTttcactataccctctctcctctacaaaaaccctctctgatcctctcatATAATACTGACTACAGCTctatacacctgcacctgtcttcAACCACTTCAACAACACTTTGCTATGAACCATTAGATATCAGACAGATGGTAATGATACTGTTATAAGTGgctagtttagatggtttaggtgCACTTCCTCAGTTCTCCACCAGGATGGAGTGTTTCTCAACACACATTTAGAAGATGCTGTATCGTGGCACTATGTGGGCCCCGGTCAaagttagtgcactatatagggaatagggtgtcacttgGGACACTATGGGTGCCTGGACCAgggccggtggtatgggagggcccTACGGGGCCTGAGGCAgggccggtggtatgggagggccTTAGAGGGTCTGAGACAGGGAAGGGGGTATGGGAGGGCCCTAGGGGGTCTGAGACATggccggtggtatgggagggcccTAGGGGGTCTGGGCCAGGGAATGTGGTATGGGAGGGACCTAGGGAGCCTGGGCCAGGGAATTTGGTGTGGGAGTGCCCTGGGGGCCAGGGAATGTGATATGGGAGGGCCCTCATACTTTCTCTGTCCAGACATGATCAGATACAAGGGCTACATACTGTATTGAGTGAATGAGCAtgggtgaatgagtgtgtgtgtatatgtgtatgtgaagTGTCGCAGTATCAGTGTGtgtggctgagtggtagagacctgatgacggctgagtagtagagacctgaggatggctgagtggtagagacctgaggatggctgagtggtagagacctgaggatggctgagtagtagagacctgaggatggctgagtagtTGAAACCTGAAGATgtctgagtggtagagacctgagaatggctgagtagtagagaccagaggatggctgagtagtagagacctgaggatggctgagtggtagagacctgaggatggctgagtggtagagacctgaggatggctgagtagtagagacctgaggatggctgagtggtagagacctgaggatggctgagtggtggagacctgaggatggctgagtggtagagacctgaggatggctgagtggtggaCACCTGAGGAAGGCTttgtggtagagacctgaggatggctgagtagtagagacctgaggatggctgagtggtagagacctgaggatggctgagtggtagagacctgaggatggctgagtggtggaCACCTGAGGaaggctgagtggtagagacctgaggatggctgagtagtagagacctgaggatggctgagtgataGAGACCTGAGGATTCCTGAGTaatagagacctgaggatggctgactAGTAGAGAaatgaggatggctgagtggtggaGACcagaggatggctgagtggtagagacctgggGATGGTTGAGTGGTGGAGAcatgaggatggctgagtggtagagacatgaggatggctgagtggtagagacctgagaaTGGCTGGGTAGTAGAGACCAGAGGATGGCTGagtagtagagacctgaggatggctgagtggtagagacctggggatggctgagtggtagagacctgaggatgtttgagtagtagagacctgaggatggctgagtggtggagacctgaggatggctgagtagtagagacctgaggatggctgagtggtagagacctgaggatggctgagtggtagagacctgagaaTGGCTGAgcggtagagacctgaggatggctgagtggtggaCACCTGAGGaaggctgagtggtagagacctgaggatggctgagtagtagagacctgaggatggctgagtggtagagacctgaggatggctgagtggtggaCACCTGAGGaaggctgagtggtagagacctgaggatggctgagtagtagagacatgaggatggctgagtggtggagacatgaggatggctgagtggtagagacctgaggacgGCTGAGTGGTAgtgacctgaggatggctgagtggtagagacatGAGGACGTCTGAGTGGTTGAGACCTGAGGATgtctgagtggtagagacctgagaatggctgggaggtgggacaaaggaggtatcagaggcaTGCTGAGTGGGAATAGGGGCTTTgcgtaaactaaaacaatgataactatcctaaagGACAATATTCAAGGCATTTTGACATTTGAGACAGACATAATgggaggcataaagcaatcacagctGCTAATTGGGAGAGCtggctaagacaacaacgggtaagacaacagtagctaatcagctaagacaacaacaacaggtaaaatggagaTGAAAgagcagagagggtcagttagctaCACACTCGGCCTGAGTtggaggctggggccgacagataaacaacaaataaacaaaatggagtactgtgattaatgaacagtccagcagccatcagctatgtagccaagtgatcatagggtcccgtgaacagcaatagatggaacagggatgCCACTGGGTAGTTGTTACTACCTAGCAAGCTggagacacagcgtttaaagttagcaggacggggctagtagaagcgcctgCTCCGACGTCTACTACCTAGCAAGCTGGAGACACagtgtttaaagttagcaggacagggctagtagaagcgcctgctccgacgtctactacctagcaagctggggacacagcgtttaaagttagcaggacggggctagtagaagcgcctgctccgacgtctactacctagcaagctggggacacagcgtttaaagttagaagactggggctagtagaagcgcctgGTCCGACGTCTACTACCCAGCAAGCTggggacacagcgtttaaagttagaagactggggctagtagaagcgcctgctctgacgtctactacctagcaagctggggacacagcgtttaaagttagcaggctgGGGCTAGTAGAAGCACCTGCTCCAACGTCTACTACCTAGCAAGCTggggacacagcgtttaaagttagcaggctggggctagtagaagcgcctgctccgatgtctactacctagcaagctggagacacagcgcttaaagttagcaggccggggctagtagaagcgcctgctccgacgtctactacctagcaagctggggacacagggtttaaagttagcaggctgGGGCTAGTAGAATCGCCTGCTCTGACGTCTGGCAAAGGTCGGTTgggggcacagcggatggagttacgtcggcagaccagttgtGGTGGAACGGCGGGGCTTCGT contains:
- the LOC118944278 gene encoding uncharacterized protein LOC118944278 — encoded protein: MFTVRSYEQALQYRLPDTPSNTVTINHPEGNMLLQQPISFHLRASPRRHSYHIIIVFLSIFIIFIVIFFFIMMFRVLIHLAALPLWVTGQLFSSMVHQRPVALTEGPGGDVQLTCSHTIPNYYVILWYKQSAGDTAMKLIGYANYKSITMEKSFEKHFNVSGDGGKEAYLHLMSLRGPEHSAVYYCAASQHSDVDFLLFSSKTLSDGNIRPRLRTPASEV